The Deinococcus metalli genome includes a window with the following:
- a CDS encoding putative bifunctional diguanylate cyclase/phosphodiesterase: MARLPTEADLRARSQPEIEWRRPLLFALPLAALAFAIGMAFDVPSGQGSTFDQVTYPFAMVLLLALSGLLWRRPTLTNMAVTALVFAMSALFLGKLVFILFLIPQTYVVQLQMTETFFWIPALQVLSFFIPRLRSARLASIVFFTLFFLVSGLYLVRSFFTGTPQGITYALLELNLANVALFVVTNAFIGFKDRYVRSMSEVDTMRQLVGTDLLTGLPNRQRIDEVIEDTIAREVPFALLFIDLDGFKLVNDTLGHRIGDLALQETARRLERTAGPGTFVARLSGDEFVALVPGPSGRSENIADHVLAELSQPMVAGNHIVNLTASIGISVFPDDGRDAQLLIQHADSAMYTVKSYGKAGVRRYEADTDSAIERLKQVERALGQAQANGELHVMYQPICSLDDGVVRKLETLLRWTHPELGAISAAEFIPIAENNGQIIALGAWALRAACRQARRWNDITGLAVTVSVNVSPLQFIQPDFVDIVRDALQAADLPASSLEIELTESAVMRRLDVVKSSLRDLQALGVKIAIDDFGTGYSSLAYLRDLPINCIKIDKSFITDLSAPRRAPQFALALIEAVIGIADTLELQVVAEGVETRKQLEMLRDLGCDLGQGYFLSPPLAEDAALEAFVMPALFAPRPTGKPLH; encoded by the coding sequence ATGGCCAGGCTCCCCACCGAAGCAGATCTGCGCGCCCGGTCACAGCCGGAGATCGAGTGGCGGCGTCCACTCCTCTTCGCGCTGCCGCTGGCCGCCCTCGCCTTCGCGATCGGCATGGCCTTCGACGTCCCCAGCGGACAGGGCAGCACCTTCGACCAGGTGACATACCCGTTCGCCATGGTGCTGCTGCTCGCGCTGTCCGGGTTGCTGTGGCGCCGGCCCACCCTGACGAACATGGCGGTGACGGCGCTGGTGTTCGCCATGAGCGCCCTGTTCCTGGGCAAGCTGGTCTTCATCCTGTTTCTGATCCCGCAGACGTACGTGGTGCAGCTCCAGATGACCGAGACGTTCTTCTGGATTCCGGCGTTGCAGGTGCTGTCGTTCTTCATTCCACGCCTGCGCAGCGCCCGGCTGGCATCGATCGTCTTCTTCACGCTGTTTTTCCTGGTCAGCGGCCTGTATCTGGTGCGGTCGTTCTTCACCGGGACACCCCAGGGCATCACGTACGCGCTGCTGGAACTGAACCTCGCGAACGTGGCGCTGTTCGTGGTGACGAACGCCTTCATTGGCTTCAAGGACCGCTATGTCCGCAGCATGTCCGAGGTGGACACCATGCGGCAGCTGGTCGGCACGGACCTCCTGACGGGCCTGCCCAACCGCCAGCGCATCGACGAGGTCATCGAGGACACCATCGCCCGCGAGGTGCCGTTCGCTCTGCTGTTCATCGACCTGGACGGCTTCAAGCTGGTCAATGACACGCTGGGGCACCGCATCGGGGATCTCGCGCTGCAGGAGACCGCGCGCCGGCTGGAGCGGACGGCCGGCCCCGGCACCTTCGTGGCGCGCCTGAGCGGGGACGAATTCGTCGCCCTGGTGCCCGGCCCGAGCGGCCGCTCGGAGAACATTGCGGACCACGTGCTGGCCGAACTGTCACAGCCGATGGTGGCCGGCAACCATATCGTGAACCTCACCGCGAGTATCGGGATCAGCGTATTTCCGGACGACGGCCGGGACGCGCAGCTGCTGATCCAGCACGCCGACAGCGCCATGTACACCGTCAAGAGCTACGGCAAGGCGGGCGTGCGCCGCTACGAGGCCGACACGGACTCCGCGATCGAGCGGCTCAAGCAGGTCGAGCGCGCGCTGGGGCAGGCGCAGGCGAACGGAGAGCTGCACGTGATGTACCAGCCGATCTGCTCGCTGGACGACGGCGTGGTGCGCAAACTCGAGACCCTGCTGCGCTGGACCCACCCGGAACTCGGGGCGATCTCCGCCGCAGAGTTCATTCCCATCGCGGAGAACAACGGGCAGATCATCGCGCTCGGCGCGTGGGCGCTGCGGGCGGCGTGCCGGCAGGCCCGGCGCTGGAACGACATCACGGGGCTGGCGGTGACGGTGAGCGTCAACGTATCGCCGCTCCAGTTCATCCAGCCGGATTTCGTGGACATCGTGCGGGACGCGCTCCAGGCCGCGGACCTCCCCGCGTCGTCACTGGAGATCGAGCTGACCGAGAGCGCCGTGATGCGCCGCCTGGACGTGGTGAAGTCCTCGCTGCGCGACCTGCAGGCGCTGGGCGTGAAGATCGCCATCGACGACTTCGGCACCGGGTATTCCTCGCTGGCGTACCTGCGCGACCTGCCCATCAACTGCATCAAGATCGACAAGTCCTTCATCACCGACCTGAGCGCGCCGCGCCGCGCGCCGCAGTTCGCCCTGGCGCTGATCGAGGCCGTGATCGGCATCGCGGACACCCTGGAGTTGCAGGTGGTGGCCGAGGGCGTGGAGACCCGCAAGCAGCTCGAGATGCTGCGCGACCTGGGCTGCGACCTGGGGCAGGGGTACTTCCTGTCTCCCCCACTGGCGGAGGACGCGGCGCTGGAAGCGTTCGTGATGCCCGCCCTGTTCGCGCCCCGCCCCACCGGCAAGCCGCTGCACTGA
- a CDS encoding class II fructose-bisphosphate aldolase — MTWYADARPLYAAALAGGYALPAYNVCSLEMARGCVEAAEAAGRPVILQTYPADLAQASPHVFAQMVRALADEVRVPVALHLDHGRDVDQVVACLRAGYGSVMFDGQGLPFEETRRVTAHLAVIARACGAALEVSAEGFGLPGADDNVLDTTDPDQARALRDAGADLIACAVGSEHGHASRLDLGLLRRIGERVGGPLVLHGGSGIDPADLRAAVAAGVTKVNIGSALYRAVRTAWAASPGLPTHRAGYAAIRAAVRDAAAPYLDFLHPQGHDHD, encoded by the coding sequence GTGACGTGGTACGCGGACGCCCGGCCGCTGTACGCCGCCGCGCTGGCCGGCGGCTACGCCCTGCCGGCGTACAACGTCTGCTCGCTGGAGATGGCCAGGGGATGTGTTGAGGCCGCCGAGGCCGCCGGACGCCCGGTGATCCTCCAGACGTACCCGGCGGACCTGGCCCAGGCGAGCCCGCACGTGTTCGCGCAGATGGTCCGCGCGCTGGCCGACGAGGTCCGCGTGCCGGTCGCGCTGCACCTCGACCACGGGCGGGACGTGGATCAGGTGGTCGCGTGCCTGCGCGCCGGCTACGGAAGCGTGATGTTCGACGGCCAGGGCCTGCCCTTCGAGGAAACCCGGCGCGTGACCGCCCACCTGGCCGTCATCGCGCGCGCGTGCGGCGCGGCCCTGGAAGTCAGCGCCGAGGGCTTCGGGTTGCCCGGCGCCGACGACAACGTGCTCGACACCACCGACCCCGACCAGGCCCGCGCGCTGCGAGACGCCGGCGCCGACCTGATCGCGTGCGCGGTGGGCAGCGAGCACGGCCACGCCAGCCGACTCGACCTCGGGTTGCTGCGCCGCATCGGAGAGCGGGTGGGCGGGCCGCTGGTGCTGCACGGCGGCAGCGGCATCGACCCGGCCGACCTGCGGGCCGCGGTGGCCGCCGGCGTGACCAAGGTGAACATCGGCAGCGCCCTGTACCGCGCGGTGCGGACCGCGTGGGCGGCGTCGCCCGGCCTGCCCACGCACCGCGCCGGGTACGCGGCCATCCGCGCGGCCGTCCGGGACGCCGCCGCACCCTACCTCGACTTCCTGCACCCCCAAGGACACGACCATGACTGA
- a CDS encoding TIM barrel protein encodes MSASPSSIRFGNAPCSWGTIEGFGEGVPAPRMLDELVLAGYRGTELGDYGYLPTDIPALRAALHSRNLTMLGAYEGVYLRDPAAHAEGEARVLRIARQLAAVADVGDGWSPLVVLADEHSRDAPRLQNAGHITPDLSLDDAGWAAFTAGAERIARAVRAETGLRTVFHHHCGGYVETPAEIATFLERTDPALVGLVFDTGHFLYGSGTSDPAVVLEGLKALRGRVWYVHFKDMSADVAAHARTQGLTYQQAVGAGVFCELGRGVVPFPAVLGELERGGYAGWITVEQDVLPGMGEPLVSATANLDYLRGLAGGTSA; translated from the coding sequence GTGAGCGCATCCCCATCCTCCATCCGGTTCGGCAACGCGCCCTGCTCGTGGGGCACCATCGAGGGCTTCGGCGAGGGTGTCCCCGCGCCGCGCATGCTGGACGAACTCGTGCTGGCCGGTTACCGGGGCACCGAACTCGGGGACTACGGCTACCTCCCGACCGACATCCCCGCCCTGCGCGCGGCCCTGCACAGCCGGAACCTGACCATGCTGGGTGCGTACGAGGGCGTGTACCTGCGCGACCCGGCCGCCCACGCGGAGGGCGAGGCGCGCGTGCTGAGGATTGCCCGGCAGCTCGCGGCGGTGGCGGACGTGGGCGACGGGTGGTCGCCGCTGGTCGTGCTGGCCGACGAGCACAGCCGGGACGCGCCAAGACTTCAGAACGCCGGGCACATCACGCCGGACCTGTCGCTGGACGACGCCGGCTGGGCCGCCTTCACCGCCGGCGCCGAGCGCATCGCCCGCGCGGTGCGGGCCGAGACGGGCCTGCGCACGGTGTTCCACCACCACTGCGGCGGGTACGTCGAGACGCCGGCCGAGATCGCCACCTTCCTGGAGCGCACCGATCCGGCGCTGGTCGGCCTGGTGTTCGACACCGGGCACTTCCTGTACGGCAGCGGCACCAGCGACCCGGCAGTCGTGCTGGAGGGCCTGAAGGCCCTGCGTGGCCGCGTGTGGTACGTGCACTTCAAGGACATGTCCGCCGACGTGGCCGCCCACGCCCGCACCCAGGGCCTGACATACCAGCAGGCCGTCGGTGCCGGCGTGTTCTGCGAGCTGGGTCGCGGTGTGGTGCCCTTCCCGGCCGTGCTGGGCGAACTGGAACGCGGCGGGTACGCGGGCTGGATCACGGTCGAGCAGGACGTGTTGCCGGGCATGGGCGAGCCGCTCGTGAGCGCGACGGCGAATCTGGATTACCTGCGCGGCCTGGCGGGCGGGACCAGCGCGTGA
- the iolD gene encoding 3D-(3,5/4)-trihydroxycyclohexane-1,2-dione acylhydrolase (decyclizing): MTRRLTVAQAVVHFLAAQYSERDGVRQRLIPGVWGIFGHGNVAGLGQALEEYGDALDLPTYRPQNEQGMVHVAAAFARHRGRLQTYACTASVGPGSTNMLTGAALATVNRLPVLLLPSDFFANRLPDPVLQQVEHPTEHDVSVNDCFRPVSRFYTRISRPEQLLSALPEAMRVLTDPAETGAVVVSLPEDVQTEAYDWPDAFFNERVWRVRRPPPEAELIGHAAALIRAAKRPLIVGGGGVIYSGAEGALAALAGATGLPFCESQAGKGAVPWNHPQNAGPIGAIGGLAANRLARDADLIVAVGTRLGDFVTASKTAFAPDVRVIGVNVVPMDAAKLGALSVVADARDALVALAAALADHTVAPEYAAEIAALREEWTAAVDAQRADTGSTPPSQGSVIGTVNDVVGGHATVICAAGSMPGDLVRLWRAEDPRAYHVEYGFSCMGYEIPAGLGVALAEPERRVVVMVGDGSYLMLNSELVTAVAENVNLTVVLVDNRAFMSIRGLQMECGSPSFNNELRHRDPHTGRTDGPTVALDFVKHAQGMGAHALQAATLAELRSAVDAAHAQGGVHVVVVPVNLRERVPGFESWWDVPIAAVSAQPGVTAARRAYEQHLAQQVPYSAATTPDAG; this comes from the coding sequence GTGACCCGCCGCCTGACGGTCGCGCAGGCCGTGGTGCACTTCCTGGCGGCGCAGTACAGCGAGCGCGACGGCGTGCGGCAGCGGCTTATTCCCGGCGTGTGGGGCATCTTCGGGCACGGCAACGTGGCGGGCCTGGGGCAGGCGCTGGAGGAATACGGGGACGCGCTTGATCTGCCCACCTACCGCCCGCAGAACGAGCAGGGCATGGTGCACGTGGCCGCCGCGTTCGCCCGGCACCGGGGCCGGCTCCAGACCTACGCGTGCACGGCCTCGGTCGGCCCTGGCAGCACGAACATGCTCACCGGCGCGGCGCTGGCCACCGTGAACCGCCTGCCGGTGCTGCTGCTGCCCAGCGACTTCTTCGCCAACCGCCTGCCGGACCCCGTGCTGCAACAGGTGGAGCACCCCACCGAGCACGACGTGAGCGTGAACGACTGCTTCCGGCCGGTCAGCCGCTTCTACACCCGGATCTCCCGGCCCGAGCAGCTGCTGTCGGCGCTGCCGGAGGCGATGCGCGTGCTGACCGACCCGGCCGAGACCGGCGCGGTCGTGGTGTCGCTGCCCGAGGACGTGCAGACCGAGGCCTACGACTGGCCTGACGCCTTCTTCAACGAGCGCGTGTGGCGCGTCCGTCGGCCCCCACCCGAGGCGGAACTGATCGGGCACGCGGCGGCCCTGATCCGCGCGGCGAAGCGGCCGCTGATCGTGGGCGGCGGCGGCGTGATCTACAGCGGGGCGGAAGGGGCGCTGGCCGCGCTGGCCGGGGCGACCGGGCTGCCGTTCTGCGAGTCGCAGGCCGGGAAGGGCGCGGTGCCGTGGAACCACCCGCAGAACGCCGGGCCGATCGGGGCCATCGGCGGGCTGGCCGCGAACCGGCTGGCACGCGACGCCGACCTGATCGTCGCGGTGGGCACGCGCCTGGGCGACTTCGTGACCGCCAGCAAGACCGCCTTCGCGCCGGATGTGCGCGTGATCGGCGTGAACGTCGTGCCGATGGACGCCGCCAAACTCGGCGCGCTGAGCGTGGTCGCGGACGCGCGGGACGCGCTGGTGGCCCTCGCGGCGGCGCTGGCGGACCACACCGTCGCGCCCGAGTATGCGGCCGAGATCGCCGCGCTGCGTGAGGAGTGGACCGCGGCCGTGGACGCCCAGCGGGCCGACACCGGCAGCACGCCGCCGTCGCAGGGCAGCGTGATCGGCACCGTGAACGACGTGGTCGGCGGGCACGCCACGGTGATCTGCGCCGCCGGCAGCATGCCCGGCGACCTCGTGCGGCTGTGGCGCGCCGAAGATCCCAGGGCCTATCACGTCGAGTACGGCTTTTCCTGCATGGGCTACGAGATCCCGGCGGGCCTGGGCGTGGCGCTGGCCGAGCCGGAGCGGCGCGTGGTCGTGATGGTCGGGGACGGCTCGTACCTGATGCTGAACTCGGAACTCGTGACAGCTGTCGCGGAGAACGTGAACCTGACGGTCGTGCTGGTGGACAACCGGGCGTTCATGAGCATCCGGGGCCTGCAGATGGAGTGCGGCAGTCCCAGCTTCAACAACGAGCTGCGCCACCGCGATCCGCACACTGGCCGCACCGACGGACCCACCGTGGCGCTGGATTTCGTGAAGCACGCGCAGGGCATGGGCGCGCACGCGCTCCAGGCCGCCACGCTGGCCGAGTTGCGCTCGGCGGTGGACGCCGCGCACGCCCAGGGCGGCGTGCACGTGGTCGTGGTGCCGGTGAACCTGCGCGAGCGCGTGCCGGGCTTCGAGTCGTGGTGGGACGTGCCCATCGCGGCCGTGTCGGCGCAGCCAGGTGTCACGGCGGCGCGCCGGGCCTACGAGCAGCACCTCGCTCAGCAGGTGCCGTACTCCGCCGCGACCACCCCGGACGCCGGATGA
- the iolC gene encoding 5-dehydro-2-deoxygluconokinase → MTDPTPGTELFTVGRSSIDLYSDDIGAPFSEITRFGAYLGGSPLNIAVGASRLGVRSALLTAVGEDQVGDFILAGLERENVETRYIPRKPGTRTSAVLLGIQPPDRFPITFYRENAADIQLGIPDIDAAPIEAARALVVNGSALARDPGRSATLHAARRAHGAGVPVYLDLDFRADMWPGLLGYGLNIRALLRDVDVVLGTEEEINAALLRDPADVTIRHSMITAPEIRGDVAANTAALLAEVPVVIVKEGARGCTVHRQGEAAVTVPGFPVEVLSVLGAGDAFAAGVVAGRLRGLDWPGAARVGNACGAIVVTRIGCANFTPTWAEVQALMDGPA, encoded by the coding sequence GTGACGGACCCGACCCCCGGCACCGAGCTGTTCACGGTGGGCCGCTCGTCCATCGACCTGTACTCGGACGACATCGGCGCGCCGTTTTCCGAGATCACGCGCTTCGGGGCGTACCTGGGCGGCAGTCCGCTGAACATCGCCGTGGGCGCGAGCCGCCTGGGCGTGCGCTCGGCGCTGCTCACGGCGGTGGGCGAGGATCAGGTCGGGGACTTCATCCTGGCCGGCCTGGAGCGGGAGAACGTCGAGACGCGCTACATCCCCCGCAAGCCCGGCACGCGCACCAGCGCGGTGCTGCTGGGCATCCAGCCGCCGGACCGCTTTCCGATCACCTTCTACCGCGAGAACGCCGCCGACATCCAGCTGGGCATCCCCGACATCGACGCCGCGCCCATTGAGGCGGCGCGGGCGCTGGTGGTGAACGGCTCGGCGCTGGCACGCGATCCCGGGCGCTCCGCCACGCTGCACGCGGCCAGACGGGCACACGGAGCGGGCGTGCCGGTGTACCTCGACCTGGACTTCCGCGCGGACATGTGGCCGGGCCTGCTGGGGTACGGCCTGAATATCCGGGCGCTGCTGCGCGACGTGGACGTGGTGCTGGGCACCGAGGAGGAGATCAACGCCGCCCTGCTGCGCGATCCCGCCGATGTGACGATCCGCCACTCGATGATCACCGCGCCGGAGATCCGCGGCGACGTGGCCGCGAACACGGCCGCGCTGCTCGCGGAGGTGCCGGTCGTGATCGTCAAGGAGGGCGCGCGCGGCTGCACCGTCCACCGACAGGGCGAGGCGGCCGTGACCGTGCCGGGCTTCCCGGTCGAGGTGCTGAGCGTGTTGGGCGCCGGCGACGCATTCGCGGCAGGCGTGGTCGCCGGGCGGCTGCGAGGCCTGGACTGGCCGGGGGCCGCGCGGGTCGGGAACGCGTGCGGGGCCATCGTGGTCACGCGGATCGGCTGCGCGAACTTCACGCCCACGTGGGCGGAGGTCCAGGCCCTGATGGACGGCCCGGCGTGA
- the iolB gene encoding 5-deoxy-glucuronate isomerase — MTSRDHLRPDAAGQVDLTPASAGWTHLSFGVVTLDGAAHDGHTGANEVAVVPQQGALHVTVRGATHDVSRRGVFEELPTVVYLPPGTAYRVEGTGTFAHGGAPATGTLPVRLVRPEDIQVEMRGGANATRQVSHVLGPDQAAERLLVYEVYTPSGNWSGWPPHRHDGQLSSLYIEETYHYRVQPAHGWAIHRNYSPEDGDDEALVARDGDVILSRRGYHPVAAAPGSNVYYLNFMAGEATGDARRTPPVDEPDWGWMRQDWGGRALALPIPVRAGQK, encoded by the coding sequence GTGACTTCCAGGGACCATCTGCGTCCCGACGCGGCCGGGCAGGTGGACCTCACGCCCGCCAGCGCCGGCTGGACCCACCTGTCCTTCGGCGTGGTGACGCTGGACGGCGCCGCGCACGACGGCCACACTGGCGCGAACGAGGTCGCCGTCGTGCCGCAACAGGGAGCGCTGCACGTCACGGTGCGGGGCGCCACGCACGACGTCTCGCGGCGCGGGGTGTTCGAGGAACTGCCGACCGTGGTGTACCTGCCGCCGGGCACGGCGTACCGCGTGGAGGGCACCGGCACCTTCGCGCACGGCGGCGCTCCCGCCACCGGCACGTTGCCGGTGCGGCTCGTCCGGCCGGAGGACATCCAGGTCGAGATGAGGGGCGGCGCGAACGCGACCCGGCAGGTCAGCCACGTGCTGGGGCCGGACCAAGCGGCCGAGCGGCTGCTGGTGTACGAGGTCTACACGCCCAGCGGTAACTGGAGCGGGTGGCCACCGCACCGCCACGACGGGCAGCTGAGCAGCCTCTACATCGAGGAAACGTACCACTACCGCGTGCAGCCCGCCCACGGCTGGGCGATCCACCGCAACTACTCCCCCGAGGACGGCGACGACGAGGCCCTGGTCGCCCGGGACGGCGACGTGATTCTCAGCCGCCGCGGGTACCACCCGGTCGCGGCGGCGCCGGGCAGCAACGTGTACTACCTGAACTTCATGGCGGGCGAGGCGACCGGTGACGCGCGCCGCACGCCCCCGGTGGACGAGCCCGACTGGGGGTGGATGCGGCAGGACTGGGGAGGCCGAGCGCTCGCGCTGCCGATCCCCGTGCGGGCTGGACAGAAGTAG
- the iolG gene encoding inositol 2-dehydrogenase: MTDPATMNTAPPPLRFAILGAGRMGVEHGHALIGLPDAQVVAVADPVEAAAQTVARLTRAARTYADPLDAIHDPDVEAVIIVTPTSTHAALIEAAALAGKAIFCEKPVAADLAETERVMRIVQERGVPFQIGFNRRYDAPYIQARERIDAGEVGVIEQFSATGRDPAPPPLEYLKISGGVFLDQAIHDLDIARFLVGEVTEVTAVGSVNVDPAIGEIGDVDTTTALLRFENGAQGVVQNSRRAVYGYDVRTEVFGSGGKLVMDATPKTALLRYGEGVGMDHYHFFMDRFRDAYRAEIAAFVLALREGRAPTPGAHDAVESLRLALACTRSLKEGRPVRVQDVQATP; this comes from the coding sequence ATGACTGACCCCGCCACGATGAACACCGCTCCGCCCCCCCTCCGTTTCGCCATCCTCGGTGCCGGCCGCATGGGCGTCGAGCACGGCCACGCCCTGATCGGTCTGCCGGACGCGCAGGTGGTCGCCGTTGCCGATCCGGTGGAGGCGGCCGCGCAGACCGTCGCGCGCCTGACGCGGGCGGCGCGCACGTATGCGGACCCCCTGGACGCCATCCATGACCCGGACGTCGAGGCCGTCATCATCGTCACGCCGACGAGCACGCACGCCGCGCTGATCGAGGCGGCGGCGCTGGCCGGCAAGGCGATCTTCTGCGAGAAGCCCGTGGCCGCCGATCTGGCCGAGACCGAGCGGGTCATGCGCATCGTGCAGGAGCGCGGCGTGCCCTTCCAGATCGGGTTCAACCGCCGCTACGACGCGCCGTACATCCAGGCCAGGGAGCGCATCGACGCGGGCGAGGTCGGCGTCATCGAGCAGTTCAGCGCGACCGGCCGCGACCCGGCGCCGCCCCCGCTGGAGTACCTGAAGATCTCCGGCGGGGTATTCCTCGATCAGGCGATTCACGACCTGGACATCGCGCGCTTCCTGGTGGGCGAGGTCACCGAGGTGACTGCCGTGGGGAGCGTCAACGTCGATCCGGCCATCGGGGAGATCGGGGACGTGGACACCACCACCGCGCTGCTGCGCTTCGAGAACGGCGCGCAGGGCGTGGTGCAGAACTCGCGCCGCGCCGTGTACGGCTACGACGTCCGCACCGAGGTCTTCGGGTCTGGCGGCAAGCTGGTCATGGACGCGACGCCGAAGACGGCGCTGCTGCGCTACGGCGAGGGCGTGGGCATGGACCACTACCACTTCTTCATGGACCGCTTCCGGGACGCGTACCGAGCCGAGATCGCCGCGTTCGTGCTGGCCCTGCGCGAGGGCCGCGCGCCCACGCCGGGCGCCCACGACGCGGTCGAGTCGCTGCGGCTCGCGCTGGCGTGTACCCGCAGCCTGAAGGAGGGCCGACCGGTGCGCGTTCAGGACGTGCAGGCGACGCCGTGA